CATGAGATCAgcggtctaattttttttttttctgtacgtaTGCATGTAcatatacccacacacacacaagacacctgtCTCATGAAAGTTCCAGGATTGTTCAAATTTGCAGAATCTAAAGGTttttatttttgattaattagACTTCAAACTCGATGCAGACAGTCTGCTCTGAGCTCTCCTcaggtctcagaagctaagcaggtgGGCTCCTGGTGAGTATGTGGATGGGAGATGACTTCAGAAGAccggggctgtgtgtgtgtgtttctccacgtaaaacaagttgtgtcaggaagggaatctggagtaaaacttgtgccaaaacccAGTGCAGACCTGTGCTGGCCCCGCTGTGGCGACTGCGAATGAACATAAGTGAACAACAACAGCATCAGTCAGATTGGATGGGTGCTCAGAGGAGGGATTGTTCCATTGGAACtgaacagtttttgttttgtttttgtttttttaaatcagtgatcatctcaaaagtaaaTCAGTTCACAAAGTCACAGAAAGTGAAGTGTCAAAAAACTCAGCAGCAGGTTGCATGACGACGTCCGTACGGATCAGTGCTGGATTATTTGGGACCAAATGCTCACTGGCGTGCAGCTCGAGTTCAGCGCCTGCCTGCTGCTCCAAAATGACACCATGTTTGTGAGGTCAAGTTAAAAAAGAGGCGGAGCAGAATGAAGCAGGATTTTCTAACAATGGGTGTGCTGTTAGCATAACAGGCTAACACTGATATTGGACAGCTCACATGATTTTAtcattaaattattaaaaatcacatGCTAAGTGTTAGCATGCTAAGTACAGCAGGTTTATGAGAAGCTCGCTAGCTAATACATGCAAATAACGATAAGTCTGAATTAAATCGCCAAAGGTTTTGgaaaaacattaaatattttacagtttattCGATGTttacaaaaacattaaaaaagatgaacaaagatattaaaaataaataaattaacaaagGTAATTAGTTTTTTGGAACAAATGTTTCTCAAAATAACACAGAAATCCACAAAATAtacaaagagagaaagaaaatccCCAGGATGAACACGAGTCAAACAGCTTCATATATGTGGAAACTGTTTTTGTcaagaaaaacaacagaaaatgtttACAACATACAAATAACTACAAAACCAAAGAATCATAAAAACTACATTCAGCGACACAGCTTACATTTTCTTCTCTGAAGAGTTCGTAAAAACGTGTAAGTTCACTGCCTGCAGGGCGGCAGTAGAGTGTAAAACTAATATCACCTGAGCAGTGCAGAGAAATGGGCGGGGCTGGAGGTTTGATGACATCGTGTGGCGCTAATGATcaataaatatttaaaatcaCAACTTTACttttaaaattttgcacaaagttATGAACGGGCAGCAGCCTGGCGTTATGTGataaacaaacattagcaaaacaAATGAACATTATTTAATTACAAAGCGGCTCAACAAGTCAGCAAGATGCTAAATAGCTAAACTAGCATGGACAGCCACTGTGGTAACTGGTCCATGCTAATTAGCTGGCTAATGTGGTTGCCACCCAGTTCAGTTAACTTCAAGAAGTGATTTGACTTGTACTATTCACTCTCCTTTTAAAAGTAACTTTTAACCGCTAAACAGGATTTTATTGCACTGGATTACATGGTGCTGAGAGCTACAGCTAGTTTTGGATGTTGTCTTAAGGGTCCGCCCAGTTTAACTGCATGACTTATTCAAATGTTTCTGACCATAGCGAGCCATGCCCACTGAAACAATCTAAGAGCTCaatgctaacatgctaatgtGAGCGCGGCGTTTGCTGGACGGCAGAGAATCATAAAGTCAAATAGATTTAAGTGTTTCTAGAATCAGCCTCCaaagttttctgtttttctgctcCGGCGGCGTTCGTGTTGGCCGAGTCACACTGAATTCCCTGCACCGAGTCGTAGAAGCAGTCCTCATTAATCAAGGACTTCATGCTCTGAATGCTAAAGTCTCTCTCCAAGACGCTGCCTACCTCCGCCACCTCTCCTCCAGGGCTCCGCCTCCAACTACAGCTCCTCCTTTCGGCTCCTTGATGCTCCGCCCCCTCCTTCTCAGTGACGTTCAGTCTTTGGAGTTGAGCTTCCAGGTCAGCGGTCAGGGAGCAGAGCCGGAACCTCCTGCCTGCACAGTCAGCCTCTGGCTCGGCGGTGTTGTGACTCGGCAGCAGCTGCTCCGAACAGGATCCTCTCAGGACGGTGCCGCCCTCCACGTGACGAGGTGTACTCTGGGTGTTGGAGCAGCACTGCTGCTGCCTCCTCAGAGCACCGGCGCCACCTTGAGGCGCTGAAGTGCCTTTGTGCCTGGTGCCATCTCTAAGGCAGCGCAGTGCGTTCACCACACTCGCTTTAGCCTCCAAACCGCTGTCACAAAACCCACAAGACCCGGGTCAGAGATCCAAACCAAAATGAATCCACCACTCCTGATAAGTGATCCACTGATTTGATCGTCTGTCTGGCTCCGCCCCCTCACCGCTGATGTTATTTACACACAGACTAATATCGACTCTGTGGTCATGGAAGGTAGAAATCTTATTGGACAGTCTTGTGGAATGGGTGGGGCTGTAGGTTTGGTGACTTTCATTTGTTGAGCTCAGAAAGTTCAGACTTCCTAACTGAAAAAGCCCATTATATCATGTTAGCTGAAGTCTGAGGGGCGGCTCTGATGTCACTGAATTCAACGTAACTAATCAGCTAACAGTATGAGAATAAAAAATTTTTAAACTGCTGTTAAAAAATACGTGTTCAAAGATCAATATTGCTGATTAGTAACTGAATGTTCACTCAGACGAGGcgcgtacctaataaagtggccaattGCTATTGACACACAACAGCAATAAGAAAAATCAGATAATAAATATAttacatctccaaaggcattactGACCAATTTAGCACCAAACTGTTCAAGCTAGGTCATGCCAGTGAATGGACAAATAGCTATCACAGTATAAAATAATGGCCACCCCTGGATCCGGCCCTGCAGAATTACAGCAGGTGTCATAAATGTGACGTTTATGAGTATGAAGGCAGCCGCTGATTGGACAGTGATGCAAATTAACAATTTAAAAGCTTCAACTACTAAGAAACAAAACACAAAGATAATATATTTTCCACTTTTAGTGAATCCACATAAATTCTTGCTGTATCAACAAAACTGACATCAGTGAATGTTAAAGGTCACTTTAATTTGATTTCTGATTTTATTTTGATATATTACGACTTCTGAAATTAAAAACCAGAAACCAGACCTGGAAAAGCAAATTTTCATGTTTTAGGGCTTCAGTATTTTGTTTAattctttgcaaatttatttgaTATTTGTGGATTAAAGTTCAAACCAAAGGATGGAGGCGGAGCCTGAATCTACAGTGAGATTAATGTTGAAAcattctgcaacatcgtgtgttTATGAATCACCTGAAACTCATATTGAAGCTGTAATTCAGTCTTTACCTGCTGCACAGCTGGAATACCGTCTCCGGTCGTCCCTCGACCTTTGACCTGCTGTGGACCAGCTCCCACACACATGGATCCTCTGAGcctgaaaattaaaataaattatcacCATCAATCAACTGCAGCAGAGTGCCCCCTGCTGGTccaaattcaactggttttcacAACTtaacagataaatctggattatAATAGTTGACAaggctcaacttttttttttttttttttgcactgaccTGTGATGGTGACCGATCTGACCTGCACTGCCGAAACTGGAATTAACCAGCAGAACCTGAAGGGGTCTAGATCAGTGGAGCGAGACCCGGTCTGGAAAAGAACCCACAATAGTAATAAAATAGTCTGCAGAGACAGATTAATTACACCCCCCCAGTTTATAACCTGGGGCAGAAAGCCCTTCGAGCCGGTTTATAACCTGGGGCAGAAAGCCCTTCGAATCGATTTATAACAGGGGGCAGAAAGCCCTTCGAGCCGGTTTATAACAGGGGGCAGAAAGCCCTTCGAATCGATTTATAACAGGGGGCAGAAAGCCCTTCGAGCCGGTTTATAACAGGGGGCAGAAAGCCCTTCGAATCGATTTATAACAGGGGGCAGAAAGCCCTTCGAGCCGGTTTATAACAGGGGGCAGAAAGCCCTTCGAGCCGGTTTATAACAGGGGGCAGAAAGCCCTTCGGGTCGGTTTATAACAGGGGGCAGAAAGCCCTTCGGGTCGGTTTATAACAGGGGGCAGAAAGCCCTTCGAATCGATTTATAACCTGGGGCAGAAAGCCCTTCGAATCGATTTATAACCTGGGGCAGAAAGCCCTTCGAGCCGGTTTATAACAGGGGGCAGAAAGCCCTTCGAGCCGGTTTATAACAGGGGGCAGAAAGCCCTTCGGGCCGGTTTATAACAGGGGGCAGAAAGCCCTTCGGGTCGGTTTATAACAGGGGGCAGAAAGCCCTTCGAGCCGGTTTATAACAGGGGGCAGAAAGCCCTTCGAGCCGGTTTATAACAGGGGGCAGAAAGCCCTTCGAGCCGGTTTATAACAGGGGGCAGAAAGCCCTTCGAGCCGGTTTATAACAGGGGGCAGAAAGCCCTTCGAGCCGGTTTATAACAGGGGGCAGAAAGCCCTTCGAGCCGGTTTATAACAGGGGGCAGAAAGCCCTTCGAGCCGGTTTATAACAGGGGGCAGAAAGCCCTTCGAGCCGGTTTATAACAGGGGGCAGAAAGCCCTTCGGGCCGGTTTATAACAAAGGGCAGAAAGCCCTTCGAGCCGGTTTATAACAGGGGGCAGAAAGCCCTTCGAACCGGTTTATAACAGGGGGCAGAAAGCCCTTCGAGCCGGTTTATAACAGGGGGCAGAAAGCCCTTCGAGCCAGTTTATAACAGGGGGCAGAAAGCCCTTCGAGCCGGTTTATAACAGGGGGCAGAAAGCCCTTCGGGCCGGTTTATAACAGAGGGCAGAAAGCCCTTCGAGCCGGTTTATAACACGGGGCAGAAAGCCCTTCGGGCCGGTTTATAACAGAGGGCAGAAAGCCCTTCGAGCCGGTTTATAACACGGGGCAGAAAGCCCTTCGAACCGGTTTATAACAGGGGGCAGAAAGCTCTTCGAACCGGTTTATAACAGGGGGCAGAAAGCCCTTCGGGCCGGTTTATAACAGGGGGCAGAGAGCCCTTCGGGCCGGTTTATAACAGGGGGCAGAAAGCCCTTCGAGCCGGTTTATAACAGGGGGCAGAAAGCCCTTCGAGCCGGTTTATAACAGGGGGCAGAAAGGCCTTTGGGCCGGTTTATAACACGGGGCAGAAAGCCCTTCGAGCCGGTTTATAACAGGGTGCAGAAAGGCCTTCGGGCCGGTTTATAACAGGGGGCAGAAAGGCCTTCGGGCCGGTTTATAACAGGGGGCAGAAAGCCCTTCGGGCCAGTTTATAACACAGGGCAGAAAGCCCTTCGGGCCGGTTTATAACACGGGGCAGAAAGCCCTTCGAACCGGTATATAACAGGGGGCAGAAAGCCCTTCGGGCTGGTTTATAATACGGGGCAGAAAGCCCTTCGGGCCAGTTTATAACACTGGGTTTTCTGGCTTCCTTCAGATGCAGACTCACCATCCTCTTCTTCAGCTTGCTCGTTTCACGGTAAACCAGAACGATGGCCCGCTTGAACACTGAGAACAACAACAGACGTTACTATGAGTCACTCTGACTTCACGCAACATGAAAGCCGAAGCTTTGGGTTTGAGCCGTGAGAAAAATGGCTCTTTAATCTGGTGTATACATGTAAATGTGTTTTATGTCTGATCCCACCAAACAGAGTCAGCTCCGGTTCCTCCCTCAGGCGTCCCATGCAGGGTAATGGGTTCAACCAAGCCACTGAGGAATGGACCAGAAACTCCCCCATGGAGATCTCGGACACCTGATGACATCACAATGAAATAACTGTCACAAAGGGATCTTTGTCTGTTCTCCTAACTGGAGCACAGGTGCATCATGGGGGGCAAAACAAggtaagatttaaaaaaaacaacaaaaaaaaggacTTGGTCTGGATCTGGACCACAGAACTACAGTAAACTGCTATTTAGCAGCCACCATCTTATGTAGGTAAATAATAGTTAAGAACTAAAAAGACTGCCTTGTTCAGACTTTGTGTATGTGCATTAATGATGCCAGAGGTTAAaacaggaataaaaaaaaaaatgattcagcCAAACATCAAAACAAATGATGTCACATCACTGATCAAATCATTCTATTAGTTTAAAGAGTCAGTGAAAACAAAGTAATGCCAACTGACCTTCCAGTTGCTTGACCATCGCAAGATGGCGGACAAAGACTCCATTAAAAACACCCTTAGTGTTGGTATATTCGTCTGTGGTGCAGGAAGATTTCCAAACAATCTCTGACCCAAATCCAACAGCTTTGTTTGGTTCTGTGGCTGTGACCTTTGCAGAGGATCTGTTCACAGTGACTCGTTTGGAAGAGCATGTGCGGCGGCGGTCTCACCTGTTTGTCGGGGTCACTGTGCTCTGCAGCCAGCTGCTCAAACACGGAGCCATAATCCTCATAGATCTTCTGCATCTCGTTAATGTGGCTGGCAACCTGCTCCATGGCTCGCAGCGCCCCTATGTGGACAAACCCATTAGTGTCACAATGCACAGGAAATGACAAGAAGAAATGGGCGGGGCCAGAGGTTTGCCTCATCATCAAACACAAATGTGTGATGTCACAAATGTACGCTGGAAGCATGTTTGCACAAATAATCACAACAAGACTGATGACAAACATCAACAAGCTTGTTTTTGGTCCATCAGATCGCACAGCAACCTGCAGTTAATCTGAGCTTGTGAGGTCAGTGACATCACAAAgaacacagggttctccccagacaagggAACACCGCCACTCCATCATACTGCCATCTAGCGCcgctatagtgtagtgtcatctcatTTTCTCCTTTTCTTAGATGAAAACGTTTCAACGCGCACTTGAATGCTGCTAATGTTAAAATCGGAACCacagattcaatcaatcaatcaatcaattttttttatatagcgccaaatcacaacaaacagttgccccaaggcgctttatattgtaaggcaaggccatacaataattatgtaaaaccccaacagtcaaaacgaccccctgtgagcaagcacttggctacagtgggaaggaaaaactcccttttaacaggaagaaacctccagcagaaccgggctcagggaggggcagtcttctgctgggactggttggggctgagggagagaaccaggaaaaagacatgctgtggaggggagcagagatcgatcactaatgattaaatgcagagtggtgcatacagagcaaaagagaaagaaacagtgcatcatgggaaccccccagcagtctacgtctatagcagcataactaagggatggttcagggtcacctgatccagccctaactataagctttagcaaaaaggaaagttttaagcctaatcttaaaagtagagagggtgtctgtctccctgatctgaattgggagctggttccacaggagaggagcctgaaagctgaaggctctgcctcccattctactcttacaaaccctaggaactacaagtaagcctgcagtctgagagcgaagcgctctattggggtgatatggtactacgaggtccctaagataagatgggacctgattattcaaaaccttataagtaagaagaagaattttaaattctattctagaattaacaggaagccaatgaagagaggccaatatgggtgagatatgctctctccttctagtccccgtcagtactctagctgcagcattttgaattaactgaaggctttttagggaacttttaggacaacctgataataatgaattacaatagtccagcctagaggaaataaatgcatgaattagtttttcagcatcactctgagacaagacctttctgattttagagatattgcgtaaatgcaaaaaagcagtcctacatatttgtttaatatgcgctttgaatgacatatcctgatcaaaaatgactccaagatttctcacagtattactagaggtcagggtaatgccatccagagtaaggatctggttagacaccatgtttctaagatttgtggggcaaagtacaataacttcagttttatctgagtttaaaagcaggaaattagaggtcatccatgtctttagttgtcagattaattacaaagtttccataagtgtgctgtggtgttatgatgactcgttttttaagtgagaactgttcattttgatgcagtcacggtaaaaggagctgctttccactgtgcaaaaactaAGTGCGCATATGCACACTGCGGAGCGCGCTGTTCCGTTACAGAACACGTCAAGACagacaaattaaaattaaaataaaccctaccagctccactgagaagaacaGTCATCCACGTGTGATCTCCACGGTCTGCTCCACCAAAGGAGTCCCCACGCTCCTCACCAAGTTCTCTCAcggttagatagaaagtccattttctcctgaaaataacgtattccaactttttcccaatgtaaaaaaaaaaaaaaaaaaaaaaaatccatccgcgTGTCCAGCCTGTAAAGACCGCGTCATGAAGACTCTCcatgtgcacgcgcacggcgagactaaaacagtgtccagcgacacaaacagcagcgtcaccacacgttagaatccaaaatccaacagactctgacaaaattaagagttttggggtgaagtgtgtcacccCCTGTCTCTCTGTGAAGCCTCTGTGAATCCGAACCTTTagtttcgaatgaaagctcacaAGCTTCGTTAATGGATGAAGCAGTGTTCGTTTCTTCACTGTGTCAgcctgatgtttctgcttttcctaaaatgagcATCACACGCTGAGAAATGCTGACAGATGCAGAATACAACGCAGAGTAATAAGACGTTTTCCACCTGCTGCCTCGTGGAGGAAAGCTGGACCGTTTGTTTTTCTACTTTTTAACAGTATAGAGGGGTGTCACAATCTGAACCACATGGACAAGCTGAGGTTTTCACACTCTGAAGTGAGTGAAGGACCCCAGGCTGGTGattcaaatttttcaagttgaaaactgcaGGGGAAAGTGTAAAAAAGTCTGGAATCTTTCTGCacattacttttttctttcaaaaaagtTTATTTAACATTTGTTACATACAGTGtgtcaacaaaacacaaacattttagattaatgtaactaatcaacaattcagcacagaatcagaccagaaacagaaCTAAAAGCTTCAGGACATGAGGTCAGATACGCCGAGTGGAAGTGTTGCGCGcggtgatagttcccaacagcaccgctatactaaaaatgtcTGGGGAGAATCCTGGACCACGTCTCTGAAGGGAGTGTAACCACCTCCATTTTTTAAAGGTCACAGAATATAATGAAGTTTGCGATAAACGCTGCATTTCAGTTGAGGTTCATTGTTGACGTGGTGTCATTCTGTTGACACGTTCACTTCTCGTGAGCGAGTGGTGAGCTGATGTGTCACTGATGTGAGGGGTCACGCGACCCTCTGCGGGTCCAAGTCAGTATTTCCAGTAAAATAATCAGTATTTCCAGCTCCTTGTCTTCTGCGCTGTAACTTTCTAATGTCATCGTGGCTAAGATGTGAGGTAACAGCTGGGTTTGTGTGTCTTCACGAGTCAAATATGTCTGCATGCAAATACTTAGTATTAGCGGGAAGGAGTTTGCTGAAAGCTGCTCAATACATGAACTAAAACTGAAATCAATTCAAATCTGACCCGTGGGACCACTTCAGTCACTAAAACGAAGACAGTTCACCGTCTGTGGACCAGGAACCTCAACAACACATGATGCACTAGGTGTCACTAGAAGAAAGATTCAgagttttgtgttttcagaaaggggaaaaaaatagtgATATAGAGCAGGGTGGGAATGGGGGCGGGGCTTGAATACGCACCTGTCAGGTGTGTGTGTTCAGGGCTGTCAGGATCAGTTAGAGAGACCAGTTCTTTGAGCAGTAGTGGGTACTTCAGAACTCTCTGGACCGGTTTGATCAGGTAGGACTCCAGCGTGGACGAGTGCTGCTTGTTCGGGTTCCGATTCTCCAGGAACTGTTTGAAAGCTACATCCGTCTTTGCTGCAGGAACCATGAGACAGATGAACATCATTGTGAGTGTGGACAAAAGAAAAccagaagaagaagcagagagGTCCATGTGGACGCTGACCTCGCTCCAGAACCTTCTGGACTTTGGTGTGGTTGGCACAGAAGCCGCTGTACAGCTTGAAGTGGTCGGCGTAATACAGAAACGATCCTCCCAGAGAGACCAGAACCTTCTGAGAGTCCAGACACAAGTGCTTAAAATGGACCTTAAACCAGCTTAAAATCTAACACAAAAATTTAAATCAGTTTCAgagcattaaaaaaatacactgaGAGAGAAGCtgagggcagaattttacatacacCAGAACTCAAACATCCAACTTCACATGTTTCACATTTCCAACCAACCTAAAGTCAGAATGTCGACTTAGTTCAAAATAACAGTCACAGAAGAAAAAGATGAAACAGCGAATAGTGGATGTTTCTTCGGGTGCAGATATAAACAGGAAGCAGAGGGAATGTTGGAACCTTGAACTCTTCAGGCGTCTCTAGACAGCTGAAGTTTGGACAGAAAGCGATTGTCTCCTCCAGCGTCTGGACAAAAACTCTCTGGAACTCCAACATATCAGGCAAACTGCCGAACAGCGCCTCCATCTGGCGGTGAGACGCAGCGTTTGGGGTCACAGCTGCTACAAGATTCAGGACTTTATAACTCAGCCATAATGACATAAACGCACCTCGTCCTTACTGAGGAACGTCTCCGTCTGCAGCGGCGTCAGATAGACGTCAAACAGGCACAGCAGGTCCTGGAACAGTTACACATGAGGACTACCTCAGTACTGGTAGTACCAGAACCTACTCTCAAAGTAGAAGTAACAGTCCCACTAGTATTAAAAGTGGAGAAAAGCAGTAAAGGTGTTTCTCGTAGCAGTACTATGTATAGTAGCAGAAACAGGACTAACAAGTACTTTCAGATGGAGCAGCAGAAGTACTGCAGTATTTCAGACCTTGACGTAGGATTTCTCCGTATCTACGAGCTCCTCGATGACTTTTCGAAGACGTTGGCAGACGCTCAGGTGGGAGGGGCTTACGGCCTGTTGACGACATGGCTTCCGTGGACAATTGTCTGCCGCTCGGCCTTCTGGGAAGGTGTCGCTCAGTGAGGAGAGGTGGTCCGTTTCCTGAGGAAGAATGGCCAGAggacaggtcaaaggtcacagatcCAAAATAACAGGAAAAGAAACAAAATCAGCATCAACGACCCAAAACAATCAAATCCAATATTAAAACACTTCCTCTGTAAAAAAATGTCAAAGATATGAAGAAAAGAGTAATTAATCGGGGTTGTAGGGGCGCTCTGATTGGTCGTTCGGTCTCACTGACATGACAAAAGCTTCATCATCACTGAAGCTTTTTATTCATTTAGTCTTTTAGATTCGTTATGTTCAGTTTTAAAAAAACTTTATGTCAAAGTTCGGAACCAATGACCACCCACGTAGGAGCTAAGCAGGAAGCACTGCAGCGCCCCCTAAAGGTGTGTTCTGCAGCAGCTACTCAGTCTGGAGCCGGGCCGTGTTTTTACCAGCAGCACGAATCCGTCAGCAGGACGTCTGCAGCACGGATAGAAGGCCGCCGCCTCCGCAGCACACTCCGCCAGGCCGAGGCCGGCCAGCGCCTCCTCCTGAGGCCCCTCCCCCTCCTCATCTGGAGGCAGGACGCAGCACAGAACACCCACCCTCAGGATCAGAGGTCGCATGAAGGGGGCGACGCCGGAGGAACTCCTCAGAAACAACATCCTGCACTTTTTCTGACGACGCCATTaatccaaaaacacacagagtgCGCTCTGGGATTAGAGGTGGGATTATCTGCCTCTACAGGATCACAGGAAGCACCAGAGGCTTCTGGGAAATAAAGCAGCGCTTGAACCTGTGGAAAAGACACATTTCATGTCTTTTTACAGGACAAAATAAAAATCTTTAAACTAATGAAATCTATAGTTTAAATTacagaaaaaaatgaaataatttcTAATAATCTTGAAGACTTTTGGAACCTTAAATCACTGAAagatttttttctcctttttattATCTTTATGATTGGTTTGGTGGCTATCGGCGCTCAGGCAGGACGGCATGTTGTTGGTTCTAACCCTCAGCGGTGCAGAGTGtcaaagaaatcaatcaatctgcatttgttattattttatcagATTATTGACTTTgttcattttattacaaatactaTTTTTATGATTCACATTTAATAATAGTTGTGTGTATTttatataaaatgtaaaatatatgGATTTTATAGAATTTATGATTTAATatcttatttacttattttattttggaCTTCAGAATTAGAGTACATCTGTTATTCAATGTTTTGTTCATTATACTTTTTGAAGATTTTGTGTTCTTTACTATGATAATTTTATTTTAATGCATTTTGATGACAACAATGATTTAAAAAG
The sequence above is drawn from the Thalassophryne amazonica chromosome 21, fThaAma1.1, whole genome shotgun sequence genome and encodes:
- the LOC117503331 gene encoding T-lymphoma invasion and metastasis-inducing protein 2-like isoform X3; translated protein: MQELVMGGSSFAERTDPSEEDGEEEEEVEEEPHAVFEKEHDAVRRAGWLSFKALITIGKDRKVELVACRRWSRHWVTLKGCTLLFYETYGKSSGEHKLLPRYILLADDSIIQAFPEHPKKENVFCLSNAYGDVYLFQAGSQTDLENWVTAVHSASASRLARRHRRDDTLRLLGDRSRLLLHQIDLDAKMKKMAELQLSVITEQKKRRAVENQIQQWEQNLEKLNLDLFQVRCYLSSLQGSELPNPKSLLAVASRPSKSMLGRLGVFSVSSFHALVCSRDEAMLRRRGCSLSGGYRSRRGLPSSLKVLRKPCRRSSDNKLTQVVQVCGGEPSAVSIFTVSVCRQDDIPDFGFTVTGHVDQRGKSHVFVSEVDPLGPSASKGLRAGDQVLAVNGVTVSGLDLDLLQNLFSLQELQLLLTRDESDPQELDPGELSLPLAPAHLLPACTAARMQADDEPSRPETDHLSSLSDTFPEGRAADNCPRKPCRQQAVSPSHLSVCQRLRKVIEELVDTEKSYVKDLLCLFDVYLTPLQTETFLSKDEMEALFGSLPDMLEFQRVFVQTLEETIAFCPNFSCLETPEEFKKVLVSLGGSFLYYADHFKLYSGFCANHTKVQKVLERAKTDVAFKQFLENRNPNKQHSSTLESYLIKPVQRVLKYPLLLKELVSLTDPDSPEHTHLTGALRAMEQVASHINEMQKIYEDYGSVFEQLAAEHSDPDKQVSEISMGEFLVHSSVAWLNPLPCMGRLREEPELTLFVFKRAIVLVYRETSKLKKRMTGSRSTDLDPFRFCWLIPVSAVQVRSVTITGSEDPCVWELVHSRSKVEGRPETVFQLCSSGLEAKASVVNALRCLRDGTRHKGTSAPQGGAGALRRQQQCCSNTQSTPRHVEGGTVLRGSCSEQLLPSHNTAEPEADCAGRRFRLCSLTADLEAQLQRLNVTEKEGAEHQGAERRSCSWRRSPGGEVAEVGSVLERDFSIQSMKSLINEDCFYDSVQGIQCDSANTNAAGAEKQKTLEADSRNT